From Rhodopseudomonas palustris, a single genomic window includes:
- a CDS encoding sensor domain-containing diguanylate cyclase, whose translation MHKRRTEETYPCAGPPDDPGESAQLQRELAEARQALETLYAALDNVDAGLLILNEELRAVYSNPVLHVMFRANSAEEIRQNRPLYAEMLAASAQAVAVDLDDYVSRRLAWVQSGDPKPMDLAMTDGKALRCHLAVLPSGGRMLIYSDVTDIVRNAEELERLATTDGMTGVYNRRHFLTLADREWARARRYQRPMSFLMIDIDYFKAINDGFGHQVGDEMIVHLARLARDCKRDCDVLARLGGEEFALLLPETDLAQAQVVAERLRREVAANALVVASRSIPATVSIGVATALPGMDDVSELMKAADQALYDAKHAGRNRVICRAAHDAAPSLVPDLPAHCRPPVTGNGDIVTSSRLARSR comes from the coding sequence ATGCACAAGAGACGAACCGAGGAAACGTACCCCTGCGCGGGACCGCCGGATGATCCGGGGGAGAGCGCACAGCTACAGCGCGAGCTGGCCGAGGCCAGGCAAGCGCTGGAGACTCTGTACGCCGCGCTCGACAATGTCGACGCAGGCCTCTTGATCCTGAACGAAGAACTGCGTGCGGTTTACAGCAATCCGGTGCTGCACGTGATGTTCAGGGCCAACAGCGCCGAGGAAATCCGGCAGAACCGGCCGCTCTATGCCGAGATGCTGGCGGCGTCCGCACAGGCGGTGGCGGTCGATCTCGACGACTACGTGTCGCGGCGGCTGGCCTGGGTGCAGTCCGGCGATCCGAAGCCGATGGATCTGGCGATGACCGACGGCAAAGCGCTGCGCTGCCATCTCGCGGTGCTGCCGAGCGGCGGCCGGATGCTGATCTACAGCGACGTCACCGACATCGTCCGCAACGCCGAGGAGCTGGAACGGCTGGCGACAACCGACGGCATGACAGGGGTTTACAACCGCCGCCATTTCCTGACGCTGGCCGACCGCGAATGGGCGCGCGCCCGCCGCTACCAGCGGCCGATGTCGTTTCTGATGATCGACATCGATTACTTCAAGGCGATCAACGACGGCTTCGGCCATCAGGTCGGCGACGAAATGATCGTTCACCTCGCCAGGCTGGCGCGCGACTGCAAGCGGGATTGCGACGTGCTGGCGCGGCTCGGCGGCGAGGAGTTCGCGCTGCTGCTGCCGGAGACTGATCTGGCGCAGGCCCAGGTTGTGGCCGAGCGCCTGCGCCGCGAGGTCGCCGCCAACGCGCTGGTGGTGGCGTCGCGCAGCATTCCGGCCACCGTCAGCATCGGCGTCGCCACCGCGCTGCCGGGGATGGACGACGTCTCCGAGCTGATGAAGGCCGCCGACCAGGCGCTGTACGACGCCAAACATGCTGGCCGCAACCGCGTCATCTGCCGCGCCGCGCACGACGCCGCACCGAGCCTGGTGCCGGACCTTCCAGCTCACTGCCGGCCGCCGGTGACCGGGAACGGCGACATTGTCACAAGCTCGAGGCTCGCGCGTTCTCGATAG
- a CDS encoding DEAD/DEAH box helicase, giving the protein MTFPTSPPPLARALAERNYLQATPVQSAVLAPDTVGRDLLVSAQTGSGKTVAYGLAIARDLLGDAEQFEPAAAPLALIVAPTRELALQVHRELSWLYRHAGARIVSCVGGMDPRREQRELAEGAHIVVGTPGRLCDHLRRNRLDVSQLKAVVLDEADEMLDLGFREDMEFILETTPETRRTLLFSATLPRGIIALAKTYQHDAMRIEVEGAEGGHADIEYRAIRIAPGDVEHAVVNVLRYVESPTAIVFCNTRSAVNHLQTALLERGFAVVSLSGELTQNERTGALNALRDGRARVCVATDVAARGIDLPNLGLVIHAELPNDAEVMQHRSGRTGRAGNKGISVLLVPPARRRRAELLLQLAGIEANWGTAPQADEIRSLDQQRMLQDPLFTEEPTAEDQALAQALLAERSPEQIAVALARVVRARMPAPEDILDPGERPARGRDERGGKAVREPRDHEARDKAPRKRSAKAGEKHAMAGGVWFRAAIGKRKNAEARWLLPMICRRGGITRQDIGAIRILDTTTEFEISPAAADAFAAQIKRPDHDDNIRIEPLIGAKPIPPREDKRPPRPDADRKPDREARRAKRPDSWSPLSGEPLPDPREQDAPRPGKRAPQDEAPRGGKPARFKDKGFKDKSFSDKGFKPRGKESFEGDFKAKPFKKDGFKAGKAKGDKPAYVSKARRADPSAKNPPFKKKAKKKFR; this is encoded by the coding sequence GTGACATTCCCGACCAGTCCCCCGCCGCTCGCCCGAGCTCTGGCGGAGCGCAATTATCTCCAGGCGACGCCGGTGCAGAGCGCGGTGCTGGCGCCTGACACGGTTGGCCGCGACCTGTTGGTGTCGGCGCAGACCGGCTCCGGCAAGACCGTGGCCTATGGCCTCGCAATCGCGCGCGATCTTCTCGGCGATGCCGAACAGTTCGAGCCCGCCGCGGCGCCGCTGGCGCTGATCGTGGCGCCGACGCGCGAACTGGCGTTGCAGGTGCACCGCGAGCTGAGCTGGCTGTATCGCCACGCCGGCGCCCGCATCGTCTCCTGCGTCGGCGGCATGGACCCGCGTCGCGAGCAGCGCGAGCTGGCGGAGGGCGCCCACATCGTGGTCGGCACGCCGGGGCGGCTGTGCGACCATCTGCGCCGCAACCGGCTCGACGTTTCGCAGCTCAAGGCCGTGGTGCTCGACGAGGCCGACGAGATGCTCGATCTCGGCTTCCGCGAGGACATGGAGTTCATCCTCGAGACCACGCCCGAGACCCGCCGCACGCTGCTGTTCTCCGCGACGCTGCCGCGCGGCATCATCGCGCTGGCCAAGACCTATCAGCACGACGCGATGCGGATCGAGGTCGAGGGCGCCGAGGGCGGCCACGCCGACATCGAGTATCGCGCCATCCGCATTGCGCCGGGCGACGTCGAGCACGCCGTCGTCAACGTGCTGCGCTACGTCGAATCCCCGACCGCGATCGTGTTCTGCAACACCCGGAGCGCGGTGAACCATCTGCAGACCGCGCTGCTGGAGCGCGGCTTCGCCGTGGTGTCGCTGTCCGGCGAACTCACCCAGAATGAACGTACCGGCGCGCTGAATGCGCTGCGCGACGGCCGCGCCCGGGTCTGCGTCGCCACCGACGTCGCGGCGCGCGGCATCGATCTGCCGAACCTCGGCCTGGTTATTCACGCCGAGCTGCCGAACGACGCCGAAGTGATGCAGCATCGCTCCGGCCGCACCGGGCGGGCCGGCAACAAGGGCATCAGCGTCCTGTTAGTTCCGCCGGCGCGGCGGCGACGCGCCGAGCTGCTGCTGCAGCTCGCCGGCATCGAAGCGAACTGGGGCACCGCGCCGCAGGCCGACGAGATCCGCAGCCTGGATCAACAGCGCATGCTGCAGGACCCGCTGTTCACCGAGGAGCCGACCGCCGAAGATCAGGCACTGGCGCAGGCGCTGCTCGCCGAGCGCTCGCCCGAGCAGATCGCGGTGGCGCTGGCCAGGGTGGTGCGGGCGCGGATGCCGGCGCCGGAGGACATTCTCGATCCCGGCGAACGGCCGGCCCGCGGCCGCGACGAGCGCGGCGGCAAGGCGGTGCGCGAGCCGCGCGATCACGAGGCGCGCGACAAGGCACCGCGGAAGCGCTCGGCCAAGGCCGGCGAGAAGCACGCGATGGCGGGCGGCGTGTGGTTTCGCGCCGCGATCGGCAAGCGCAAGAACGCCGAGGCGCGCTGGCTGCTGCCGATGATCTGCCGCCGCGGCGGCATCACCCGGCAGGACATTGGCGCGATCCGCATCCTCGACACCACCACCGAGTTCGAGATCTCGCCCGCCGCCGCGGACGCCTTCGCGGCGCAGATCAAGCGGCCGGATCACGACGACAACATCCGGATCGAGCCGCTGATCGGCGCCAAGCCGATCCCGCCGCGCGAGGACAAGCGTCCGCCGCGGCCGGATGCGGACCGCAAGCCGGATCGCGAGGCGCGCCGCGCCAAGCGCCCCGACTCGTGGTCGCCGCTGTCCGGCGAACCGCTGCCCGATCCGCGCGAGCAGGACGCGCCGCGTCCGGGCAAGCGCGCGCCGCAGGACGAGGCTCCGCGCGGCGGCAAGCCGGCGCGGTTCAAGGACAAGGGATTCAAGGACAAGAGCTTCAGCGACAAGGGCTTCAAGCCGCGCGGCAAAGAGTCGTTCGAGGGCGATTTCAAAGCCAAGCCGTTCAAGAAAGACGGCTTCAAGGCGGGCAAGGCGAAGGGCGACAAGCCGGCTTACGTCAGCAAGGCCCGCCGCGCCGATCCGTCGGCCAAGAACCCGCCGTTCAAGAAGAAGGCGAAGAAGAAGTTTCGCTGA
- a CDS encoding acyl-CoA dehydrogenase family protein has protein sequence MQTAYVPRQTPYTLTPEDALNDLRMSEAVRPLYDHVKKFIAETVEPMQHEFDIAEAKNPNRWSFSQEQLDLLGKAKAKAKEEGLWNFFLPDAETGEGLSNLDYAYIAVELGKAPLASEVMNCSAPDTGNMEVLERVGTPEQKEKWLKPLLNGEIRSAYVMTEPNVASSDAKNVSTSAVLDGNEWVINGEKYYISGLGDPRCKIMIVMVKTDPTAAPSKQQSQILVPVDTPGVEVLGPMHVFGHDHAPRGHMHMRFNNVRVPKENILLGEGRGFEISQLRLGPGRIHHCMRTIGKAEKALDLMVARGLTREAFGKKLAHLGGNMQIIAQARCEIEAMRLMVLKAAKAMDVLGNKEARVWVSMVKAMVPERACKIIDQAIQMHGATGISQWTPLAEMYTDVRHLRFADGPDEVHWMVVGRHELTL, from the coding sequence ATGCAGACGGCCTACGTCCCCCGCCAGACCCCTTACACGCTCACGCCCGAAGACGCGCTCAACGATCTGCGGATGAGCGAGGCCGTCCGGCCGCTGTACGACCATGTGAAGAAGTTCATCGCCGAGACCGTCGAGCCGATGCAGCACGAGTTCGATATCGCGGAAGCGAAGAATCCGAACCGCTGGTCGTTCAGCCAGGAGCAGCTCGATCTGCTCGGCAAGGCCAAGGCCAAGGCCAAGGAAGAGGGGCTGTGGAACTTCTTCCTGCCCGACGCCGAAACCGGCGAAGGCCTCAGCAATCTCGACTACGCCTATATTGCGGTCGAACTCGGCAAGGCGCCGCTCGCCTCCGAAGTGATGAACTGCTCGGCGCCCGACACCGGCAACATGGAAGTGCTGGAGCGCGTCGGCACCCCTGAGCAGAAAGAGAAGTGGCTCAAGCCATTGTTGAACGGCGAGATCCGCTCCGCCTATGTGATGACCGAGCCGAACGTCGCCTCATCCGACGCCAAGAACGTCTCGACCTCGGCCGTGCTCGACGGCAACGAGTGGGTGATCAACGGCGAGAAGTACTACATCTCCGGTCTCGGCGATCCGCGCTGCAAGATCATGATCGTGATGGTCAAGACCGATCCGACCGCCGCGCCGAGCAAGCAGCAGTCGCAGATCCTGGTGCCGGTCGACACCCCCGGCGTCGAAGTGCTCGGCCCGATGCACGTGTTCGGCCACGACCACGCGCCGCGCGGCCACATGCATATGCGCTTCAACAATGTCCGGGTGCCGAAGGAGAACATCCTGCTCGGCGAAGGCCGCGGCTTCGAGATCTCGCAGCTTCGGCTCGGCCCCGGCCGCATCCATCACTGCATGCGCACCATCGGCAAGGCCGAGAAGGCGCTCGACCTGATGGTGGCGCGCGGCCTGACCCGCGAGGCGTTCGGCAAGAAGCTGGCGCATCTCGGCGGCAACATGCAGATCATCGCGCAGGCGCGCTGCGAGATCGAGGCGATGCGCCTGATGGTGCTGAAGGCCGCCAAGGCGATGGACGTGCTCGGCAACAAGGAAGCGCGCGTCTGGGTCAGCATGGTCAAGGCGATGGTGCCTGAGCGCGCCTGTAAGATCATCGACCAGGCGATCCAGATGCACGGCGCCACCGGCATCTCGCAGTGGACCCCGCTCGCCGAGATGTACACCGACGTCCGCCACCTCCGCTTCGCCGACGGTCCGGACGAAGTGCACTGGATGGTGGTCGGCCGCCACGAGCTGACGCTGTAA
- a CDS encoding DUF6790 family protein, whose protein sequence is MADLIKASIVFVLSNFSLSFLVIGLLFALVAIARAPKPLRFPDVIDRLLAWHLFWSIGVCYFYNFVMHGFFGKMSAAFIGWADSPFQFEVATASLGFSAVGFLAAFRSFDLRLAAIVGPSLFTLGAAVGHINQMVTHHNFAPGNAGVVFYTDIIIPLFGAALLWLQHRSRIDRAPAAPRSRAA, encoded by the coding sequence ATGGCGGACTTGATCAAGGCGAGCATCGTCTTCGTGTTGTCGAATTTTTCCCTGAGCTTCCTCGTCATCGGCCTGCTGTTCGCCCTGGTCGCGATCGCGCGCGCGCCGAAGCCGCTGCGATTCCCGGACGTGATCGACCGGCTGCTGGCCTGGCACCTGTTCTGGTCGATCGGCGTCTGCTACTTCTACAACTTCGTGATGCACGGTTTCTTCGGCAAGATGTCGGCGGCGTTCATCGGATGGGCCGACAGTCCGTTTCAGTTCGAAGTCGCCACCGCGAGTCTCGGGTTCTCCGCCGTCGGCTTCCTCGCCGCCTTCCGCAGCTTCGACCTCCGCCTCGCTGCGATCGTCGGCCCCAGCCTGTTCACGCTCGGCGCCGCCGTTGGTCATATCAATCAGATGGTGACGCACCACAACTTCGCCCCGGGCAACGCCGGCGTTGTGTTCTACACCGACATCATCATCCCGTTGTTCGGCGCGGCGCTGCTGTGGCTGCAACATCGCAGCCGGATCGATCGCGCCCCCGCGGCGCCGCGAAGTCGCGCCGCCTGA
- a CDS encoding COG4315 family predicted lipoprotein: MIRTFTLVSALVLAAAAFAQAPAPAKVADTAKGKALVDDKGMTLYTFDKDAGGKSACNGPCATNWPPLMAAASAQASGDWTVITRDDGAKQWAYKGKPLYAWTKDTKPGDTTGDGFLNGAWHIAKP; encoded by the coding sequence ATGATCCGCACGTTCACGCTGGTATCCGCTCTCGTGCTTGCCGCCGCCGCATTCGCGCAAGCGCCCGCACCTGCCAAGGTCGCCGACACCGCCAAAGGCAAGGCGCTGGTCGACGACAAGGGCATGACACTCTACACCTTCGACAAGGACGCCGGCGGCAAGTCGGCCTGCAACGGCCCGTGCGCCACCAACTGGCCGCCGCTGATGGCTGCGGCGAGCGCGCAGGCCTCCGGCGACTGGACCGTGATCACCCGCGACGACGGCGCCAAGCAGTGGGCCTACAAGGGCAAGCCGCTGTATGCCTGGACCAAGGACACCAAGCCGGGCGACACCACCGGCGACGGCTTCCTCAACGGCGCCTGGCACATCGCCAAGCCCTGA
- a CDS encoding RNA polymerase sigma factor, whose product MDEIAAEIEPLIPSLRRYARALLHDRDAADDLVQSTLERALTRWRLRRQGGDLRAWLFAIERNLYLDQRRRAIRRGSAVDLDSRSPIPDGAAGPERSLIARDALARLDDLPEDQRSLLLLIGVEELSYEQAARVFDVPVGTIMSRLSRAREALRHSVEAGRTTMLRRVK is encoded by the coding sequence TTGGACGAGATCGCCGCCGAGATCGAGCCGCTGATACCGAGCCTGCGCCGCTACGCACGGGCGCTGCTGCACGATCGCGACGCCGCGGACGATCTCGTCCAGAGCACGCTGGAGCGGGCGCTGACGCGCTGGCGCTTGCGGCGGCAGGGCGGCGACCTGCGCGCCTGGCTGTTTGCGATCGAACGCAATCTCTATCTCGACCAGCGCCGCCGCGCGATCCGGCGCGGAAGCGCGGTCGATCTCGACTCGCGCAGCCCGATTCCCGACGGCGCCGCCGGCCCGGAGCGCAGCCTGATCGCGCGCGATGCGCTGGCGCGGCTCGACGATCTGCCGGAAGATCAGCGCTCGCTGCTGCTGCTGATCGGCGTCGAGGAATTGAGCTACGAGCAGGCCGCGCGGGTGTTCGACGTGCCGGTCGGCACCATCATGTCGCGGCTCAGCCGCGCCCGCGAGGCGCTGCGCCACAGCGTCGAGGCGGGCCGCACCACCATGTTGAGGAGAGTGAAATGA
- a CDS encoding anti-sigma factor family protein, with translation MTVRRPLSEDDLQAYVDGRLDAARRAEVEAYLESDAEAARRIAGQIADRDDLRARLSAVASEPIPARLRIAHLRGERRAWIGQRFGAVAAALACLVIGGAGGWLASERWHRVPTVVAAAPVADAAMVAWRTYAVEVAHPVEVAADQEAHLVQWLSRRLGRKLTAPKLDALGLKLIGGRLLPATNGPAAQFMYEDAQGRRVTVYVRPGGDAEPSSFRFERAGELAAFSWIDAQLSYAVVAQTDRDHLLGIARAIYQQYEAL, from the coding sequence ATGACCGTCCGTCGCCCTCTCAGCGAGGACGATCTGCAGGCCTATGTCGACGGCCGGCTCGATGCCGCGCGGCGCGCCGAGGTCGAAGCCTATCTGGAGTCCGACGCCGAGGCCGCCCGCCGCATCGCCGGCCAGATCGCCGATCGCGACGATCTGCGCGCCCGGCTGTCGGCGGTGGCCTCCGAGCCGATCCCGGCACGGCTCCGCATCGCGCATCTGCGCGGCGAGCGCCGCGCCTGGATCGGCCAGCGGTTCGGCGCGGTGGCGGCAGCGTTGGCGTGCCTGGTGATCGGCGGCGCCGGCGGCTGGCTGGCGTCCGAGCGCTGGCACCGCGTGCCCACGGTCGTCGCGGCCGCCCCCGTCGCCGACGCCGCGATGGTGGCGTGGCGGACCTATGCGGTCGAGGTCGCGCATCCGGTCGAGGTCGCGGCCGACCAGGAAGCCCATCTGGTGCAATGGCTGTCGCGCCGGCTCGGCCGAAAACTGACCGCGCCGAAGCTCGACGCGCTCGGGCTGAAGCTGATCGGCGGCCGGCTGCTGCCGGCCACCAACGGACCGGCGGCGCAGTTCATGTACGAGGACGCGCAGGGCCGCCGGGTCACGGTGTATGTGCGGCCGGGCGGCGACGCCGAGCCGAGTTCGTTCCGGTTCGAACGCGCCGGAGAATTGGCGGCGTTCTCCTGGATCGACGCCCAGCTGTCCTACGCCGTGGTGGCGCAGACCGACCGCGACCACCTGCTCGGCATCGCCCGCGCGATCTATCAGCAATACGAAGCGCTGTAG
- a CDS encoding metal ABC transporter permease: MSEVADWITGPLAYPFMQRALIASVMVAAVCAVLSCYLVLKGWSLMGDAVSHAVLPGIVVAYVLNLPLAAGAFVAGLSCAVVTGYLKENSRVKEDTVMGIVFSGMFGFGLVLFTRIETDQHLNHILFGNVLGVTPRDLIEIAIVAGGTLLAVLLKRRDLLLYCFDPHHARSIGLPVRALYYGLLVLLALTIVASLKAVGIILVVAMLIAPGATAHLLTDSFERMLLIAAAVATGSAAVGTLVSFHIDGATGACIVLTQALVFCAAFLFAPKRGMLRTNRAEGASRSGPAG, from the coding sequence GTGAGCGAGGTCGCCGACTGGATCACCGGGCCGCTGGCCTACCCGTTCATGCAGCGCGCGCTGATCGCGTCCGTGATGGTGGCTGCGGTCTGCGCGGTGCTGTCCTGCTATCTGGTGCTGAAGGGCTGGTCGCTGATGGGCGACGCCGTCTCTCACGCGGTGCTGCCCGGCATCGTGGTCGCCTATGTGCTCAACCTGCCGCTGGCGGCCGGGGCGTTCGTGGCCGGCCTGTCCTGCGCGGTGGTCACCGGCTATCTGAAGGAAAACAGCCGCGTCAAGGAAGACACGGTGATGGGCATCGTGTTCTCCGGGATGTTCGGCTTCGGCCTGGTGCTGTTCACCAGGATCGAGACCGACCAGCACCTCAACCACATCCTGTTCGGCAACGTGCTCGGCGTCACGCCGCGCGACCTGATCGAAATCGCGATCGTCGCCGGTGGGACGCTGCTGGCGGTGCTGCTCAAACGCCGCGACCTCTTGCTGTATTGCTTCGACCCCCACCACGCCCGATCCATCGGCCTGCCGGTGAGGGCGCTGTACTACGGACTGCTGGTGCTGCTGGCGTTGACGATCGTCGCGTCGCTGAAGGCGGTCGGCATCATCCTGGTGGTCGCGATGCTGATCGCGCCCGGCGCCACCGCCCATCTGCTCACCGACAGCTTCGAGCGGATGCTGCTGATCGCCGCTGCGGTCGCGACCGGCTCGGCCGCGGTCGGCACGCTCGTCAGCTTCCACATCGACGGCGCCACGGGCGCCTGCATCGTGCTGACGCAGGCGCTGGTGTTCTGCGCGGCGTTCCTGTTCGCACCGAAGCGCGGAATGCTGCGCACCAACCGGGCCGAGGGAGCAAGCCGGTCTGGGCCGGCGGGGTGA
- a CDS encoding metal ABC transporter permease: MAEGSLLAELLVPFAYGYMLKAMWVSALVGGVCAFLSAYLMLKGWSLMGDALGHAIVPGVAAAYILGAPFALGAFFAGILAAAGMQFVKLKSRLREDAVIGLVFTTLFALGLLMASIWPMSVSVQTIVLGNILAISDADVVQVAIISAVSLAILALKWKDLMVTFFDESHARSIGLDPRRLKIVFFTLLSACTVAALQTVGACLVIALVVTPGATAYLLTDRFGRLILISVALGAVTSFVGAYLSYFLDGATGGVIVTLQTLLFLAAFYFAPKHGVIAARRRRHAAAGVTP, encoded by the coding sequence ATGGCCGAGGGTTCGCTGCTCGCCGAACTGCTGGTGCCGTTCGCCTACGGCTACATGCTGAAGGCGATGTGGGTGAGCGCCCTGGTCGGCGGCGTGTGCGCCTTTCTGTCGGCCTATCTGATGCTGAAGGGCTGGTCGCTGATGGGCGACGCCCTCGGGCACGCGATCGTTCCGGGCGTCGCCGCCGCCTATATCCTCGGCGCGCCCTTCGCGCTCGGCGCGTTCTTCGCCGGCATCCTGGCGGCGGCCGGCATGCAGTTCGTCAAGCTGAAGTCGCGGCTGCGCGAGGACGCGGTGATCGGGCTGGTGTTCACCACGTTGTTCGCGCTCGGTCTGCTGATGGCCTCGATCTGGCCGATGTCGGTGAGCGTGCAGACCATCGTGCTCGGCAACATCCTGGCGATCTCCGATGCCGACGTCGTCCAGGTGGCGATCATCTCCGCAGTGTCGCTGGCGATTCTGGCGCTGAAGTGGAAGGATCTGATGGTGACGTTCTTCGACGAGAGCCACGCCCGCAGCATCGGGCTCGATCCGCGGCGGCTCAAGATCGTGTTCTTCACCCTGCTCAGCGCCTGCACGGTCGCCGCGCTGCAGACGGTCGGCGCCTGTCTGGTGATCGCGCTGGTGGTGACGCCCGGCGCCACCGCCTATCTGCTCACCGATCGGTTCGGCCGGTTGATCCTGATCAGCGTCGCGCTCGGCGCCGTCACCAGCTTCGTCGGCGCCTATCTCAGCTATTTTCTCGACGGTGCCACCGGCGGCGTGATCGTCACGCTGCAGACCCTGCTGTTTCTGGCGGCGTTCTACTTCGCGCCGAAGCACGGGGTGATCGCGGCGCGCCGGCGGCGGCATGCGGCGGCGGGGGTGACGCCGTGA
- a CDS encoding manganese/iron ABC transporter ATP-binding protein, whose protein sequence is MIRFDPAEARGAGDAVPGIAVRGLDVTYPNGYTAVRDASFTLGAGTICALVGVNGSGKSTIFKAIMGFVRPSAGSVELCGMPVARALKRNIVAYVPQSEDIDWNFPVLVETVVMMGRYGHMNFLRIPSQADRRAVDQALERVGMTAYRDRQIGELSGGQKKRVFLARALAQGGRIVLLDEPFTGVDVKTETAIIDLLRELRDAGQLILVSTHDLGSVPQFCDQVVLVNRTVLAAGPTAETFTQRNLELAFGGVLRNFQLGGADLHSDDDQRRLTVITDDERPLVFYDARPNQRQDQES, encoded by the coding sequence ATGATCCGGTTCGACCCGGCCGAGGCCCGCGGAGCGGGCGACGCGGTCCCCGGCATCGCGGTGCGCGGTCTCGACGTGACCTATCCGAACGGCTACACGGCCGTGCGCGACGCCTCGTTCACGCTCGGCGCCGGGACGATCTGCGCGCTGGTCGGCGTCAACGGCAGCGGCAAGTCGACGATCTTCAAGGCGATCATGGGGTTCGTGCGGCCGTCGGCCGGCAGCGTGGAGCTGTGCGGGATGCCGGTCGCGCGGGCGCTGAAGCGCAACATCGTCGCCTACGTCCCGCAGAGCGAGGACATCGACTGGAATTTTCCGGTGCTGGTCGAGACCGTGGTGATGATGGGCCGCTACGGCCACATGAACTTCCTGCGGATTCCGTCGCAGGCCGACCGCCGCGCGGTCGACCAGGCCCTGGAACGCGTCGGCATGACGGCCTATCGCGACCGCCAGATCGGCGAGCTCAGCGGCGGCCAGAAGAAGCGTGTGTTTCTCGCCCGCGCGCTGGCGCAGGGCGGCCGGATCGTGCTGCTCGACGAGCCGTTCACCGGCGTCGACGTCAAGACCGAAACCGCGATCATCGATCTGCTGCGCGAGCTGCGCGACGCCGGCCAACTGATCCTGGTCTCGACCCACGATCTCGGCAGCGTTCCGCAGTTCTGCGACCAGGTCGTGCTCGTCAACCGCACCGTGCTGGCGGCCGGGCCGACCGCCGAGACCTTCACCCAGCGCAATCTCGAGCTCGCCTTCGGCGGCGTGCTGCGCAACTTCCAGCTCGGCGGCGCCGACCTGCACAGCGACGACGATCAGCGCCGGCTGACGGTGATCACCGACGACGAACGGCCGCTGGTGTTCTACGACGCCCGGCCCAACCAGCGGCAGGATCAGGAGAGCTGA
- a CDS encoding metal ABC transporter substrate-binding protein produces the protein MKLKQIGSGWVRSVVAAAVAGVLLAGPCQAQARKPFRVVTTFTVIQDIAQNVAGDKAVVESITKPGAEIHDYQPTPLDIVRAQAADLVLWNGFNLERWFERFFENVKDVPSVVVTEGIAPMGIAQGPYSGKPNPHAWMSPSNALIYVENIRKALVKYDPANAAAYDQNAADYAARIKALDEPLRRRLAAIPEDQRWLVSSEGAFSYLTRDYQMKEAFLWPINADEQGTPQQVRKVIDLMRKNKIPVVFSESTISDRAAKQVARESGARYGGVLYVDSLSAAGGPVPTYLDLLKVTVETIAKGFGT, from the coding sequence ATGAAACTGAAACAGATCGGCAGCGGCTGGGTGCGCAGCGTGGTCGCGGCCGCAGTCGCGGGCGTGCTGCTCGCCGGCCCGTGCCAGGCGCAGGCCCGCAAGCCGTTTCGCGTGGTGACGACCTTCACGGTGATCCAGGACATCGCCCAGAACGTCGCCGGCGACAAGGCGGTTGTGGAATCGATCACCAAGCCCGGCGCCGAGATCCACGACTACCAGCCGACCCCGCTCGACATCGTGCGGGCGCAGGCGGCCGATCTCGTGCTGTGGAACGGCTTCAATCTCGAACGCTGGTTCGAGCGGTTCTTCGAGAATGTGAAGGATGTTCCGAGCGTCGTGGTCACCGAAGGCATCGCCCCGATGGGGATCGCGCAGGGGCCGTACAGCGGCAAGCCCAATCCGCACGCCTGGATGTCGCCGTCCAACGCGCTGATCTATGTCGAGAACATCCGCAAGGCGCTGGTGAAATACGACCCCGCCAACGCGGCCGCCTACGATCAGAACGCCGCCGACTACGCGGCCAGGATCAAGGCGCTCGACGAGCCGCTGCGGCGCCGGCTCGCCGCGATCCCCGAGGACCAGCGCTGGCTGGTGTCGAGCGAAGGCGCGTTCAGCTACCTGACGCGCGATTACCAGATGAAGGAGGCGTTCCTCTGGCCGATCAATGCCGACGAGCAGGGCACGCCGCAGCAGGTGCGCAAGGTGATCGACCTGATGCGCAAGAACAAGATTCCGGTGGTGTTCAGCGAGAGCACGATCTCGGACCGCGCCGCCAAGCAGGTCGCCCGCGAGAGCGGCGCGCGCTACGGCGGCGTGCTCTATGTCGATTCGCTCAGCGCGGCGGGCGGTCCGGTGCCGACCTATCTGGACCTCCTGAAGGTGACCGTCGAAACCATCGCCAAGGGGTTCGGGACATGA